CCCGCATTGAACGAAACAAACTTGTAAGAGTCTTGCACCTGAATTTTGTCCCCTTCAGGAGAGAGCCACCGCTCAGGCTTGAACTCGAGGCAGTCCTCTCCCCAAATGAACTTCATCCTCCCAACAGAGTAAATTGAATAGGTCACCGCGGAACCTGCCGGAACGAAGGTTCCATTAGGCAAAACATCATCCTTCACAACATGTTTGGAGTCCTCCGGCACGGAGGGATAAAGCCGCAGTGTCTCAGACAATGCTGCCTTGAGGTAGACCAAACGGTCTACCTCATCGAACACAAGAGGCTCGTTCAGCCACGTGGAGATGTTATCTCCACGCGTGGACAGAAGAACAGTACAGAGTTCGTTTAGGATGTTTTCCTCCACGCGCGGGTTCTTGACGCAGAGCCAGAAGAACCAGCTGAGCGCGACCGATGACGTGTCGCGCCCAGCGAGGATGAAGTTGAGTGCCACGTGTTGGAGGAACTCCTCCGAGTAGGATTCTTTCTTCCTCATGAAGCGGGACAAGAGGTCGTCGTGGTGGTGGGACCCATTACCATTCAGCAGCTCCAGCTTGCGGTTCTTGATGATGTGGGAGAGGTACTGGTCGATGTGTTTGAGGCTCCGGCTCAGGCTCACTTCCATTCCGAGCCTGAGCCATCGCTTCAGCTTCCACAAGATCTCCGGCAGAATAAAGCGTTGTAGAGTGGCTTCAGTGGCTCGGTCGAAGGAGAGAGCGAAAGCGTTATCTGGAAGCCCCGCGGCTAGGGTTTGCGGGTCTTGGCCGAAAGCCAAGCCGCATATGTTGTCAAAAGTGAGCCGAAGCAAGAGGTCTTGAAGATCCACTGATTGGTTTTCTTTCTGAGCCGTGGCTAGGATGGGGCAGAACCTGTGCTTTATGGCTCGGTTCACCCAGCGCGCCATGGCTTGGCGCAGGGTGCGAGTGGTGAATTCCAGTGCGGCAGTCTTACGCTGGAAGAGCCACGTGTCGCCGTCGGAGTTGAAGATGCCTTCGCCGAGCAAATCGTGGAAGGCGGACTGCCACGTGGGGCCTTTTGGGTAGTTGTCGAAGCGAAGCTTGAGGATGTGCTCGAGGTTTTTGGGGTCGCACGTGACAGTCACCAGGCACTGTTTTCGGGCGAGGAAGGGGAGGGCGCAGATGCAGGTCTGGTACGTGCCGCCGCACGCGCGGAGGTTGTCAGCGATCCAGTCGTGCATGCGGTTGGCGTGTTGGATGAGGCCAGGGAGGCTGCCCAATAGGGGCCAGACACGTGGACCTTTGAGGGAGCGAGTGACCAAGGTGAACCATATTAAATAGGCCGCTATTGCTGATAGGATCATTAAAGCCGTTGCTGCGTCCATGTGAGTGCTGGGCCCAActcccaaaacaaaaaattaaaccttTATTGCTTGCACCTTCCCTCACCGGAGGAGCTAGAGGCTGCTATTACCATCACCACGCAAATTCAATTGGATCCATTGCAGCTTAAATGAGGAAAGTAAACCCTAGCTGTGTAGTATTCAAGTGGGGGCTAAAACGGGAGTGATAGATGAAATTATTGTGTTCAACTAAAAAATGTGCAAGTGGTTTTGATTGGTGAATAATTGAGATCTGTTGCATGCAAATATTGTGAGAGTGAACAATGTGTGTCGAAACTTGAAGGGTTCAAGGGCAATCAGCATAAAAAGTACAAGAGGCAATATTGGGGAGAGTAATAAGAGAAGCAAGTAGTAATTTGGTGTTGAGAGATGGATGCACGTACgatgagagagagaggagtGAACGAGAGAACCTTGGTAGGAGTTTATGTTGTGTGAGCCAAAGGGAAAcgagaaaaaaaagtgttttatagCAGTGAAGCCCAGAGAAGGACAATTAATAAGGAATGGAGATGCTAGGTGTTGCTGATGATTTCAATGGTTTAAGCTGCATTTTCTTCCCTTGTCAGTAGGCTCCAGTGGCTTATGAATCCACCCTCATTAATGTCCACCGAGGTCGTTGGGCATATTGAGAGTTAAagataaattattcttttttttaatttttttattttcatgtcaaGGATAgggcagaagaagaaaaattacatacaattttaaaggtattttttgtgtgttgtttttttaattagaataagagtttcactttagtaataTACTTAATCATTgatacagttttttttattttggatattACTGAAATTCTAATTAAAGAATAGTACAAACAATATCTATGAAGCTCTATGTAAGTTTTGTTCCAAGGCAAACTATTCTTATAAGACAAATGCTAATGAGTGTTGAagggaaaatattttattgatgtaatcccctttaaaatttaaatgcacTCTCATATTATTTTATCAGTCCATCCATTTGTCTCACCCCATTTTAActtgctaaaaaaaatatttggaataCGATAGGGTAGATAAGTTTGTTACGTTAGATTGTTTTAACTATgtaaaagacaataaaaaatagtgttGAATTTCgggttttagtttattttttgtgtgaagTTGACACTTTAGGACCGCAGATTTtaagttataacttataagaagATAATAAAGATATATAGATTTGTTAGTCTATTGATTTTATGTTGTTATAATTAGTTTTGAAGACAAAATAGTTGGAAGAGTTAAActattaagataaaataatatagttaaGACTTATTAACTGGACAGCTAGATAGGATAGTAGCTAACAAATGtctaaaactatattttttaaaataatttttaagtaacGATTCAtttgaatgtttattttatgttttcattttgtaaaaataattttcttcttctaatttttaagaTTCATAAGACATGTATCAAGAAGAAGATATTTTTAGGTGTCATtacatttttacttaaaaaaagattaaaaaaaacgttgatttgttattttctttgaacttattttcaaaatttattttttaattcttatttttaattttctttgaaattgaaaaaaaaaaaacaccaatcgtacgtcttaattttttataagttttccgttttcaatttcttccatttattttttggcaagcccaagagatagcgccgagatacATGCTTTTtacagatgacatagtcctccttggagagtcgagggaggagttgaatgagaggttggaaacttggagacgagctctagaaacacatggctttcgcctaagcagaagcaaatcggagtatatggaatgtaagttcaacaaaagtaggagggtatctaactcagaggtgaaaataggagaccatattatccctcaagtcacacggtttaaatatcttgggtctgtaatataggatgatggagaaattgaaggggatgtgaatcatcgcattcaagcagatggatgaaatggagaaaagcatcgggggtgttatgtgatgcaaaggtaccgatcaagctaaagggaaagttttatcggactgcggtaagaccggcgattttgtacggaacagaatgttgggcggtcaagagccaacatgagactaaagtaggtgtagcggagatgaggatgttgcggtggatgtgtggtaagactcaacaggataaaattagaaacggagTTATTAGAGAGaaggttggagtagcgcctattgtagagaagatgatggaaaatagacttaggtggtttgggcatgtagagagaaaaccggtagactctgtagtgaggaaagtagaccagatggagagaaggcaaacaattcgaggcagaggaagacccaaaaagactataagagaggttctcaagaaggatctcgaacttaatgatttggataaaaatatggtacttgatagaacattatggcggaagttgatccatgtagccgaccccacctagtgggataaagcgttgttgttgttattgtattttttggCAAGCCCATCTGGCAGTCCACCAATAAATAAGATGACTTAGTTAGAGGAGCAACATTTTTTCAATCAGTCACATTCTTAGAAAGAGTAAGTTTGCCATAACCTATTTTTGACTTGCTAATGGTAGGACATGACAAGCCAAACTGAATTGGACTAACTCATCTTAGCATTCCtacttataaatataatatttaatgtaaaagtCTTCCTTGATTTaaaacttacaaaaaaaaaatgcttttatcttaacatttatattttacgTATTTTGTATTgttagataaattttattaaagaacTACAGTTCACCTAAATAAACAAGTTTATTATATTGTGGCCTTTTTAAGTATTCTCTTTGGAAAatagttaaagaattaaaaataatttcttattaaaaatagtaTTCTTAAGAAAATGGTTAGTAAAACCATGGAAGTTAtttgtgaaaatatttaaatattttttagtaaacatataatagataatatatttttaaaaattattattaattaattttagcaaGTATATTAAAAACATGTAATATCTTAGTCACAAAGTCCATCACAATTAATAAGTACGTTGATCAAAGATTTCattattgattatatatataaaggactttttttgtaaaaaaaattcatttcaataatttttacgtttcaaaataataaattatatatagctATTGAGTACTATATTGACTGAAAAATACCTTAATTTGAAGAACAAGAAATACATATATAGTACCTGAGAATATATACCGTAATTTGAAAGGAAAAGAATCATCATCACACATGCTTAGTCATCAAAAACTTTCGTCCACGTcttaacatttaattattagGTTCAAATAAATTGTTAGTGTttataccaaaataaataaattgatacaGTAGTATTTCTTGAATAAGAGCTCCCACCCACTAATTTTATAAAGTGTTGGTTTGCCTTTAATTCTAGCATTCAATGAAAGAAATACAAGTGAATAAGATTGGTTGAGAAAACTATAATTTTGTGCTTAACAATAGTGTGGAAGATTGGCTAAAAAAAAGTGTGGAAGATTGGACGTGCTGGTGCCAACTGCAGAGTAGACCTATGGGTATGGAATAGGCGTGGTCAAATGGTAGAGATTctattctattattaaaaaatagaaaaataaaaattttaaaatcatgtaaATATACTCCTATGTTccctttatttatctttttaatgttgttatataaaaattaagaaatgcaatattttttttaattataataaaatagtcaAAAAGTGGAGTTGTTGTTTTACCACTTTTACTTTCCACTCCAACATGTGTAgattaattaaaagattaagacataaataaaaatataattaataaaagaataattcatgtttgaactttacaaatcacatatacaataaatataaatattttttaaaaaaatcaataattaaaaagaaatagaggTAATATTTCGCATGAGATaatctattatttaattttcccCTTCACCGGAGGCTaaaatttccctttctttggtTGATAAATGCCTGATGGCTCGGTGCTCTCACGTGATTgggttcaaattcaaattagtGACCGACAGCAACATTTATTTGCCACAAAAGCACATCTGTTTTGATGGTATGCTATCTCTGGTTAACTCTAAACAATTCTgacttttgaaatttaattggagtacttgttatatttaaatttattgaaactattttttttttcatttcaaagatgtttttttttaatttatgtgaaatttataaattaaaatatttttatgtaattaacttatatattttttaataatattgttttataaaaaatagacaGCGAAACTAAGATTGATGCTAACAAACCAACAACGGTTATAtaccaaaaatataatctatAAAAAATCTAACAATAATTGATTCAAGTGGCTGGATCTTTAACTTCCTAAGTACTTGGTTAGGGGTTTAAATTTTAACTAGTATGTTTGAAAAAATCATCATTAGAAGGGAATACacatttgcaattttttttaaatctaaaattttcatctttctaaCCATTATTGATTGTTAGTTGAtaattataacatatttttatgttgatatGAACAATTGACATGACATTTACTTTGACTAGTGAAATGGTAAAGTGGTTaatagtttataaaatattataaaaacaagaCTAGCTATGCAACTTAAGTTTTTTCTTTCACCACTTAATACACCGAACCATTTCACTTAAGTTATATTGAAAACactgtatattatattttttggactgaaatataagcaaaaaattCTATGTGatgaactaaaatataaaaaatataactaatttttttatttaataatattatctcccaaatatcattaatttaattaaagttttattttcacCAATATTTTTTCCTATGCAATTAAATGTAAAGGGAagtttaagaaacaaaatattttttttattgggacTATCAACGttaaataatgtaaattaattttcttaatgtacgtgaattaattttttatatatattttagtttggattttttgaaatatttatttaatgttaattttttttataaataataaatttaaaaatattgttcctAAAAAAACCCTCATTGAAACttataacaacaaaataatcattgaaaatagaattttaaataattgatgAGTATTTTTGAGATTATATTATTAGATAGAATAGAagtagataaaatttatttatatttaagtttattaaaaattcaaataattgagTTTTGAGAAAGTATatgattatataaaagaaacaaaataatgagcaatataataacaataaactaAACATATGACATTtgaataaatataagaaaaagtagtaaaaaaaaaagtttaattatttatttggttcCTATAGTTTTAGGATTagtactatttttttagtttctatagtttgaaagtggttttttttagttcctatcatttatattttaattctcttttagtccctatattttacatctttaattctcttttagtccttgtagttgtggtttttttagtccttatcatttacattttaattttttttagtccctataatttgaaggtgatttttttaatccttataatgtatttttttttagttcttatagtttaaaaatagtttttttagtctttatattttatattttaatttccttttagtccttaccatcaaaatataagtaatattatcaattataattaattaaaaaaatattagcaagtaattcgtaactaatttatcagaagtaatttgtaataaaaaatagttaataatttataactaattatttgtatatattttttaataatgactaaaaagtaattaaaatacaaattatagagactaaaaatatcattttcaaattatagggattaaaaaagaattaaaatacaaactagAAGGACTAAAAAGATCTTAAAATGTAAACGATAgagacttaaaaaaattaatttcaaactataaaaactaaaagacacAGAGACTATAGAaattaaatgagtaatttaactttaaataattattaatatataaagacTTGTAAACACTATAATTCAACAACCTCGATCAACTTATATTGTTGACTTTCACAAACTGGTACTGGTCATGCAGacttgttttgaataaaaaaataattaaaaagagatGCATGTAAAGGCATCAAATATAGAATATTTGGACTgcatattaaaaatacaaaaaataatttgtcatGGCATCAAAAGATTCTAAAATAAAACCTTTTAGGTACGCATAGTAACGGAGAATTTAGTTAGTTTGCATGAgaatttaaattcaaactttattattgtcattgtacacgaacaaaaaataatgagaaaatgaaaatttcataTTGTTGTGTATAAAAAATCATGTTGTACTGATACAAGTGTAATTTAGGAAGCGTAATGCCTGGaccaaatttatgatttattcagaaaatggTAGCTTGATAATCTTTCCATAGTGCTTTATCATCCCACGAGTAATAAGTAGACATACTTCTGACATCCATCTCAGATGCAATTTCCAATACCATTTTTTCAAGAACATCTTTCTCCACCTCTATTGCAATATCTTCTGTAACAACTTGGATATTTAGCCACGAACCACGTCTTGCCAAGTCCTTTTCAGCAAGTTGTTCTAACGTTAAAGGTGATGGACGAGGGTGAAAGTGCAACTTAACTAGTTCTGTAATCTCTTTAACCAGAAGTTTCTTCACAACATATGCTTGGACATTTGGATTTTTTGTTGAAACATGAGGTGGGAATCCACAGTTCTGATatacctgcatgaaaatttcgATGACACAGTCATGCAAGATTCTACCACCAGAAAGTTGGCTAGTTAGTTCCTTCAGTTCAACAAAGGTGGATGGATCTAACAATTGGTCACATGATCTCTTCAGAGTAAGTTCATCCCATTTTAAGCTGAGAGCATGCAGAATTTCTCTTACATTGTGTAAGATGTCCTTGGAGAAGGTTAAATTGTTCATTGGATCCAAAGAGAGTCTTATAAGGTCTTCAAAATGGCTCTCTTCAAATTTGTCTTGCATTACTTGTATCGGTGACTCATCTGTGGAAGTCCGAAACTGTCATCCTTAGTAAATTGCTCAACAATAGAGTGAACATGAAAAAAAACTCGAATATGTCCAGGTTTAAAACCATACCTTGTTGAAAGGTGGTGATTTGTGGGTTGGTAACATCATCCTTAGTAAATTGCTGAACAACAGATTCAGCACTGGTGTGTTCAACTTTGTTTCCCATGTTTACATAATCATCTGTTCTCTGACGGGATGAAATAACATCTTGTGAAAAAGGAAAAGTCTGGATCTCTGGATGCAAATCCTAATCAACACCAAATTCCATTATTCACATCAAggataaaaaagataacaaataattttgatgaatttcaCTAACGAGAAGTGTGAAAGCACTGTTAATTGGAAAACAATAGTTGAGATGGTGATAAAATACATATACATTTATACTATAATAAACTACAAAGTTGTAGAAAACTACTACATTGATTTTAAAAGGTAGCCAAATCCATAtttgataaaagtaaaagatagaTCTCTATGTCACTTCAGAGTTCAGAGTAAATGCCAAAAACTATTTACCAGAAACGATCTACTTCCTCCGGTTATATCATTCATGTCTATGTTCCTAGTAGGGCTGTCCCTGTATCTGCCATCTGGTTCTGAAAACATATCCATATATTCTctcatgtatatatattataacaatATTTTACAAGTTTCTTAGACCATGCTAAAGAATTGATGGATTACATAGATGATAAATGAGACATATTTATTATACAGAGCATACCTCTAGGAATATCATAATGTGCAAATAGACTGTCGCCAGGAACGCTATTTCTGATTCTAATATCTTCACCAAAAAGTTGCAACTTATCAGTATGCATGTTAACAATGGCCAATGGTGAATCCTTGATTTTCGGTTCCAAAAAGTTATAGGAGCCATTTTCCCCTTCTTTTGGAAGCCCCAACCTGGTTCTGTGGACCATTTGATAGTTGCTGTAATGTCTCATCCTTTCAGTAATGGAACTGTGCTTGCAGTACCTATGCATGCTTGGCAAGTACAAAGAGTCAGGACGAGGAATTGATCTCCCTAGAGAGTTTGTGCACTGTTCACATTCCTCACTTCCACAGTTTAACATCTGAGATGGGCCTTTCCTACCTTCAACATGTATATTTTCCTCAGAATGGCCAACTGAAGTATGGTATGAGTTCTTACTACGACTTTCACCAAATGAAGCAGTTTCCAGCCCCATACATAACTCAGAATCCTCCAACTTGATAATATTGTCCCTCTTCTTCAGATCAAGATATGAATTCAACCTTTTTCCAGCATTAGGATGGGCATTAATTGGTGAATTTCTCTCAGCAATTTCCAATTGTTTTACTTTTTGACCATCTTCCAAGCCCTGGGAACTGCAGGAAAATTTACTTGACATTTCATCATCTGTCCTCCACTGCTGTTCTTGTCTCCTTACTCTCATGACATGCttcaattttctctttatgCAACTAAAGGGAAAATATGAAGGCATAATATTTTGTGCATGAGATCTGAAGCTATCAGGCGAATGGGGAGGACTAGCAAAGCTTGTTTCCACATTAACAGTGCCAGGCTTCAAAACTACTATTCTGTTGGAGGACTGAGGCTTAACACTTAACCTCAAATCAGATCTATCAAAGGGCTTAAAAGGTTTTACACATTGTGTAGCATTACCATCTTGAGGcttttttaatttagtcatCATTTTTTGCCTTGCCTGCTGATATGGTTCTTTCACTTGAGTACTTTGTAAGTCATGAATCTGTTTTACTAACAAAGAGTTGGGATCTTGCAAAAGTTTTATGAAAAGCTCcttgtttgaaaataaaatctgtAAAGCATCCAAGAACTGATTAGGCTCACAGTCTGCCCCATCTTTTCCCTGATAATTTTTATTCACAAATCTCGGGTCAACAATCATCTTTGTTACTTCTTCTCTCCAATCTGCTACCTGTTCATTCTCTATGCCGCTGATACTTTTACAACTATaatctcttcttcttctggAACTTACCTGTAGTTAGAATTCTTCCATGAGTGCTACTAAGCTATCATTGTAATAGGGTGAGAAGAATGCATGACACCATTTTTGCGGCATCTTGCCAACTATATGTGGCAATTTTAAAGCTTAATTAAAACTTCtagatttataatttattatgcatgtattttatttttcatgaaacTAGTCAATAGATCATCAAAACAAGCCACTGATTTTTGAGACCAAGGCTGAaggtgattattttttaaatatatttgtagGATGGAGTAATGGATGGGTTTCAGTGTTGTTTCTCTTCTGCTCATCATCACAGTACAAATAATAATTGAGGtctttaagatttaaattttaaagtgctACGTTattaagcaaaattaaaaagatttctTCACTTCGCAAAATCCTACGCCCTACCCCTACACCAATGTATTTGTGTGTGGGAAGAATTGAGAGAAAAACTaagataataaaagaaaagagtggTTTATGTCAATAGTCAAGACAAAAATAAGATGGCTTATGTCAAGGGAGATGCTTTCCTCTAGGTACATTAGAGAGATAGTTAACAAATTTCTTTGACgtttaaattgaaataacacGTACActtcataattaataattaattagatacAAAGCACACTACAAGCAACTTAGACTACACGTAAACAGATTTAGGAAGAGGTAGGATGTGTGGCCGTGTAAAAAGGGTAAAACAGCATGCATTATGATAAATTTCATTAAGCAGAATTTTAAAAGCAAGGCTCATGTTATAACATCAATCTTAGAGAAGGAAGTGCGTTTGATCAGAACTTACACCAATTTGAAGGTACTTCTCATCAAATGTGCTAAGCACATCTGATCTACTTCTAGAATTTCCATTTCCTGcagtttggaaaaaaaattcacaagttCCAAATTATATCGGGACCAAATTGATTACATGTAATTTCCTCACCttcagaaaattaaaattgatttaatgtgTAGCAGGTTTAAGTAAAAATATGGTAAATGGAGGCACGGGTTTTTGGCCCAGAAGACTTTAACTAAATGCAATATGCATCCAAGACTAAGAAACTCGCAacctttttggatgaaaattcTACCACCCAGTAAGTTTAAgcagtaaaaaacaaaaaagtctcACCATTAGCATGAGCATTCAGCCTCCTATTGGAAACCAATCTTCTGTCAGAATTACCTTCACGAAAATTGAAGATTCTTAACATTCGCCACGTACAG
This genomic interval from Glycine max cultivar Williams 82 chromosome 5, Glycine_max_v4.0, whole genome shotgun sequence contains the following:
- the LOC100776560 gene encoding uncharacterized protein isoform X2 → MARRSPPRVSQTYETGCTWRMLRIFNFREGNGNSRSRSDVLSTFDEKYLQIGVSSRRRRDYSCKSISGIENEQVADWREEVTKMIVDPRFVNKNYQGKDGADCEPNQFLDALQILFSNKELFIKLLQDPNSLLVKQIHDLQSTQVKEPYQQARQKMMTKLKKPQDGNATQCVKPFKPFDRSDLRLSVKPQSSNRIVVLKPGTVNVETSFASPPHSPDSFRSHAQNIMPSYFPFSCIKRKLKHVMRVRRQEQQWRTDDEMSSKFSCSSQGLEDGQKVKQLEIAERNSPINAHPNAGKRLNSYLDLKKRDNIIKLEDSELCMGLETASFGESRSKNSYHTSVGHSEENIHVEGRKGPSQMLNCGSEECEQCTNSLGRSIPRPDSLYLPSMHRYCKHSSITERMRHYSNYQMVHRTRLGLPKEGENGSYNFLEPKIKDSPLAIVNMHTDKLQLFGEDIRIRNSVPGDSLFAHYDIPREPDGRYRDSPTRNIDMNDITGGSRSFLDLHPEIQTFPFSQDVISSRQRTDDYVNMGNKVEHTSAESVVQQFTKDDVTNPQITTFQQDESPIQVMQDKFEESHFEDLIRLSLDPMNNLTFSKDILHNVREILHALSLKWDELTLKRSCDQLLDPSTFVELKELTSQLSGGRILHDCVIEIFMQVYQNCGFPPHVSTKNPNVQAYVVKKLLVKEITELVKLHFHPRPSPLTLEQLAEKDLARRGSWLNIQVVTEDIAIEVEKDVLEKMVLEIASEMDVRSMSTYYSWDDKALWKDYQATIF
- the LOC100792719 gene encoding cytochrome P450 86A22 produces the protein MDAATALMILSAIAAYLIWFTLVTRSLKGPRVWPLLGSLPGLIQHANRMHDWIADNLRACGGTYQTCICALPFLARKQCLVTVTCDPKNLEHILKLRFDNYPKGPTWQSAFHDLLGEGIFNSDGDTWLFQRKTAALEFTTRTLRQAMARWVNRAIKHRFCPILATAQKENQSVDLQDLLLRLTFDNICGLAFGQDPQTLAAGLPDNAFALSFDRATEATLQRFILPEILWKLKRWLRLGMEVSLSRSLKHIDQYLSHIIKNRKLELLNGNGSHHHDDLLSRFMRKKESYSEEFLQHVALNFILAGRDTSSVALSWFFWLCVKNPRVEENILNELCTVLLSTRGDNISTWLNEPLVFDEVDRLVYLKAALSETLRLYPSVPEDSKHVVKDDVLPNGTFVPAGSAVTYSIYSVGRMKFIWGEDCLEFKPERWLSPEGDKIQVQDSYKFVSFNAGPRLCLGKDLAYLQMKSIAAAVLLRHRLAVAPGHRVEQKMSLTLFMKYGLKVNVYPRDLKPVLEKLTTIKSVTVGQK
- the LOC100776560 gene encoding uncharacterized protein isoform X1 — protein: MARRSPPRVSQTYETGCTWRMLRIFNFREGNSDRRLVSNRRLNAHANGNGNSRSRSDVLSTFDEKYLQIGVSSRRRRDYSCKSISGIENEQVADWREEVTKMIVDPRFVNKNYQGKDGADCEPNQFLDALQILFSNKELFIKLLQDPNSLLVKQIHDLQSTQVKEPYQQARQKMMTKLKKPQDGNATQCVKPFKPFDRSDLRLSVKPQSSNRIVVLKPGTVNVETSFASPPHSPDSFRSHAQNIMPSYFPFSCIKRKLKHVMRVRRQEQQWRTDDEMSSKFSCSSQGLEDGQKVKQLEIAERNSPINAHPNAGKRLNSYLDLKKRDNIIKLEDSELCMGLETASFGESRSKNSYHTSVGHSEENIHVEGRKGPSQMLNCGSEECEQCTNSLGRSIPRPDSLYLPSMHRYCKHSSITERMRHYSNYQMVHRTRLGLPKEGENGSYNFLEPKIKDSPLAIVNMHTDKLQLFGEDIRIRNSVPGDSLFAHYDIPREPDGRYRDSPTRNIDMNDITGGSRSFLDLHPEIQTFPFSQDVISSRQRTDDYVNMGNKVEHTSAESVVQQFTKDDVTNPQITTFQQDESPIQVMQDKFEESHFEDLIRLSLDPMNNLTFSKDILHNVREILHALSLKWDELTLKRSCDQLLDPSTFVELKELTSQLSGGRILHDCVIEIFMQVYQNCGFPPHVSTKNPNVQAYVVKKLLVKEITELVKLHFHPRPSPLTLEQLAEKDLARRGSWLNIQVVTEDIAIEVEKDVLEKMVLEIASEMDVRSMSTYYSWDDKALWKDYQATIF